A stretch of Vibrio aphrogenes DNA encodes these proteins:
- a CDS encoding YheV family putative zinc ribbon protein, whose translation MKKRFIAGAKCPLCEQTDSLRVWEENQIEVVECVECDYVEQKTPQVVEKTPHQAEQLIGIFKPE comes from the coding sequence ATGAAGAAAAGATTTATTGCCGGAGCTAAATGCCCACTCTGTGAACAAACAGACAGCTTGCGAGTATGGGAAGAGAATCAAATTGAAGTCGTGGAATGTGTCGAGTGTGATTATGTGGAACAAAAAACGCCTCAAGTTGTTGAAAAAACACCACACCAAGCCGAACAATTGATTGGGATTTTTAAACCAGAGTGA
- the slyD gene encoding peptidylprolyl isomerase — protein MKIEKNVVVSLAYQVKVEDGVVVDQSTVDAPLDYLHGHNNLITGLEKELEGKVAGDKFTATIAPEDAYGEHNEGLVQRVPANVFHGVDEIEVGMRFLADTDQGQIPVEITEVDGDEVVVDGNHMLAGQTLTFDVEVVAVRAATEEEMAHGHVHQAGHHHDHDGDCCGGHDHEEKKEGCDGNGGCGCSH, from the coding sequence ATGAAAATTGAAAAAAACGTTGTTGTTAGCTTGGCATACCAAGTGAAAGTTGAAGATGGTGTTGTGGTTGACCAATCAACGGTTGATGCGCCATTAGATTACCTACACGGCCATAACAACCTAATCACTGGTTTGGAAAAAGAGCTTGAAGGTAAAGTTGCCGGTGACAAATTCACAGCAACTATTGCTCCAGAAGACGCTTACGGTGAGCACAATGAAGGCCTAGTGCAACGTGTTCCTGCAAACGTATTCCACGGTGTAGATGAAATTGAAGTGGGCATGCGTTTCTTAGCAGATACCGACCAAGGTCAAATCCCAGTAGAAATCACTGAAGTCGATGGTGATGAAGTGGTGGTAGATGGTAACCACATGCTAGCAGGCCAAACACTTACATTTGATGTTGAAGTTGTGGCAGTTCGCGCGGCGACTGAAGAAGAAATGGCGCACGGTCATGTGCATCAAGCGGGTCACCACCATGACCACGATGGTGATTGCTGTGGCGGTCATGATCACGAAGAGAAAAAAGAAGGCTGTGATGGCAACGGCGGTTGTGGCTGTTCTCACTAA
- a CDS encoding SlyX family protein — MHSDNLELELKQRIDDLECQVAFQEQTINDLNDALSQQQILISRMQDQMKFVVGKVKNLDASHLADASEETPPPHY, encoded by the coding sequence ATGCATTCAGATAACCTAGAGCTGGAATTAAAACAACGTATTGATGATCTTGAGTGCCAAGTGGCTTTTCAAGAGCAAACCATCAATGACCTTAATGATGCCTTAAGCCAACAGCAGATCTTGATTTCTCGTATGCAAGATCAAATGAAATTTGTGGTGGGTAAAGTGAAAAACCTTGATGCTTCTCATTTAGCGGACGCGTCAGAGGAAACACCCCCTCCTCATTATTGA
- the fkpA gene encoding FKBP-type peptidyl-prolyl cis-trans isomerase has protein sequence MKPIFKVSLLAATVLLAVGCQKEESKDAQQAAPKAEQTQSAAASTLYKTDDEKAAYAIGVSFANYLNTSIEKPSEIGINLDKDIVLKGIEDVFAQKAGMTEEETHQALQALDKRVSEKMQAQAAEKAAAAKKAGDEFRANFAKEEGVKKTDSGILYKVEKEGEGMSPKATDTVVVNYEGTLVDGTKFDSSYDRKEPATFPLNRVIPGWTEAVQLMKVGSKYKVVIPPELAYGEQDTPTIPANSTLVFEIELMSVKSADAPQAPAAK, from the coding sequence ATGAAACCGATTTTTAAAGTATCTCTGTTAGCTGCAACTGTTTTATTAGCGGTTGGCTGCCAGAAAGAAGAATCTAAAGACGCACAACAAGCGGCGCCGAAAGCGGAACAAACGCAATCAGCTGCAGCATCCACTTTATACAAAACGGATGATGAAAAAGCGGCGTATGCGATTGGTGTTTCTTTTGCGAACTACTTAAATACCAGCATTGAAAAACCATCAGAAATTGGCATCAATTTAGATAAAGATATCGTCCTAAAAGGGATTGAAGATGTGTTTGCGCAAAAAGCAGGCATGACAGAAGAAGAAACTCATCAAGCATTACAAGCTTTAGATAAACGTGTTTCTGAGAAGATGCAAGCTCAAGCAGCAGAAAAAGCGGCTGCAGCGAAAAAAGCAGGCGATGAGTTCCGCGCGAACTTTGCCAAAGAAGAAGGCGTGAAGAAAACCGATTCTGGCATTCTTTACAAAGTAGAGAAAGAAGGCGAGGGCATGTCTCCTAAAGCCACGGATACTGTCGTAGTCAACTATGAAGGTACTTTGGTCGACGGAACTAAATTCGACAGCTCTTACGACCGTAAAGAGCCTGCGACTTTCCCATTGAATCGAGTGATCCCAGGTTGGACTGAAGCGGTACAATTAATGAAGGTTGGCTCAAAATACAAAGTGGTTATCCCGCCTGAGTTGGCTTACGGTGAGCAAGATACACCAACGATTCCAGCTAACTCAACGTTAGTTTTCGAAATTGAGTTGATGTCAGTAAAATCAGCAGACGCACCACAAGCACCAGCTGCTAAGTAA
- a CDS encoding helix-turn-helix transcriptional regulator, with the protein MESVHVMPFTEQDKTILHSYEAVVDGLASLIGSYCEIVLHSLEDLHTSAIKIANGENTGRQVGSPITDLALKMLKDIEGSQRNFSRSYFTRAKGGVLMKSITIAIRNADNRVIGLLCININLDAPFSQVLHAFMPTAEAEEAASSVNFASDVEELVDQTVERTIEEINADKSVSNNTKNRQIVMDLYDKGIFDIKDAINRVADRLNISKHTVYLYIRQRKIEDGEK; encoded by the coding sequence ATGGAATCTGTACATGTAATGCCCTTTACCGAGCAAGATAAAACGATACTGCATTCTTATGAAGCGGTGGTAGATGGACTAGCCAGTTTAATCGGTAGCTACTGTGAAATCGTACTGCATTCTTTAGAAGACCTACACACTTCTGCCATCAAAATTGCCAATGGTGAAAACACCGGTCGTCAAGTGGGGTCACCCATTACCGATTTAGCATTAAAAATGCTCAAAGATATTGAAGGTTCGCAGCGTAATTTTTCCCGTTCTTACTTTACGCGTGCCAAAGGTGGCGTATTGATGAAGTCGATTACGATTGCGATCCGTAATGCCGATAACCGTGTGATTGGCTTGTTGTGTATTAATATCAATTTAGATGCCCCATTCTCACAAGTATTGCATGCTTTTATGCCAACCGCAGAAGCGGAAGAAGCAGCGTCATCGGTGAACTTTGCCAGTGATGTAGAAGAGCTGGTGGATCAAACGGTTGAGCGCACGATCGAAGAAATCAATGCTGATAAGTCGGTATCCAATAACACTAAAAACCGTCAGATCGTGATGGATCTGTATGATAAAGGGATCTTTGATATTAAAGATGCCATTAACCGAGTTGCGGATCGTCTTAATATCTCTAAGCACACGGTCTACCTTTATATTCGTCAACGTAAAATTGAGGATGGTGAAAAGTGA
- the tusD gene encoding sulfurtransferase complex subunit TusD, translating to MSQASLTYTLVVNGSVYGSQSARHAYQFACALLEKGHQLVSVFFYQDGVHNASGLVLPANDEFDLTKAWQQLSQRHQVRLEACVAASLRRGIVDRHEAETHALDSSNVAAGFELAGLGSLSEALLTQDRVVQF from the coding sequence GTGAGCCAAGCGTCGTTAACTTACACTTTGGTCGTCAATGGTTCAGTGTATGGTAGCCAGTCCGCTCGTCATGCCTATCAATTTGCTTGCGCCTTGCTCGAAAAAGGACATCAATTGGTTAGCGTATTCTTTTATCAAGATGGTGTACATAATGCCTCTGGTTTGGTCCTTCCTGCCAATGATGAGTTTGATCTGACCAAAGCATGGCAACAACTAAGCCAGCGTCATCAGGTGCGCTTAGAGGCCTGTGTAGCGGCATCATTAAGGCGAGGGATTGTGGATCGTCATGAAGCCGAGACGCATGCTCTCGATTCAAGTAATGTGGCAGCTGGTTTTGAGCTGGCTGGGCTGGGAAGCTTATCAGAAGCATTGTTGACTCAAGATAGGGTGGTGCAATTTTAA
- the tusC gene encoding sulfurtransferase complex subunit TusC, whose translation MRLGFVFRSYPHTTAKGREGLDALLAASAYCEDIEVFFIGAGVTQLIGSQQPEKIKSRDYIAAFKLLELYDIEKVFVCESSLQAYQLTSQALVIDTQTLNPQQIADKLQQCHKIMTY comes from the coding sequence ATGCGTTTAGGTTTTGTTTTTCGTTCGTATCCACATACGACGGCAAAAGGTCGTGAAGGCTTAGATGCCTTATTAGCGGCATCGGCATATTGTGAAGATATTGAGGTATTTTTTATCGGCGCTGGAGTGACGCAATTGATAGGCTCACAGCAACCTGAGAAAATAAAGTCACGTGATTATATTGCCGCTTTTAAATTGCTTGAACTGTATGATATTGAAAAAGTTTTTGTGTGTGAATCGTCGCTGCAAGCATATCAGCTAACGAGCCAAGCCTTAGTGATAGACACGCAAACATTGAATCCACAACAAATAGCTGACAAGCTGCAACAATGTCATAAGATCATGACGTATTAA
- the tusB gene encoding sulfurtransferase complex subunit TusB, which translates to MLHIIKTHTGLLDSLPLIQADDDILLIEDAVYALFRQDGLFESLKDRQDQVYVLEEDACARGLNLEAMKLFQNVDFIGFVLLTEQHLQSMTWD; encoded by the coding sequence ATGCTGCATATTATAAAAACTCACACTGGGCTGCTTGATTCATTGCCATTGATCCAAGCTGATGATGACATTTTACTCATTGAAGACGCTGTTTATGCTTTATTTCGTCAGGATGGGTTATTTGAATCACTAAAGGATCGTCAAGATCAAGTCTATGTGCTAGAAGAAGATGCTTGCGCAAGAGGCTTAAATCTTGAAGCGATGAAGTTATTTCAAAATGTTGATTTTATTGGTTTTGTTTTGTTAACTGAGCAACACCTTCAATCGATGACTTGGGATTAA
- the rpsL gene encoding 30S ribosomal protein S12: MATINQLVRKPRAKQVVKSNVPALEACPQKRGVCTRVYTTTPKKPNSALRKVCRVRLTNGFEVTSYIGGEGHNLQEHSVVLIRGGRVKDLPGVRYHTVRGALDCAGVNDRKQGRSKYGVKRPKS, from the coding sequence ATGGCAACTATTAACCAGTTGGTACGCAAGCCACGTGCAAAGCAAGTTGTTAAAAGCAACGTGCCTGCACTAGAAGCGTGTCCACAAAAACGTGGTGTATGTACTCGTGTATATACTACTACTCCTAAAAAACCGAACTCAGCATTACGTAAAGTATGTCGTGTTCGTTTAACTAACGGCTTTGAAGTTACTTCATACATCGGCGGTGAAGGTCATAACCTTCAAGAGCACTCAGTTGTTCTAATCCGTGGTGGTCGTGTTAAAGATTTACCAGGTGTGCGTTACCACACCGTTCGCGGCGCTCTTGACTGTGCTGGCGTTAACGACCGTAAACAAGGTCGTTCTAAGTATGGTGTTAAACGTCCTAAGTCTTAA
- the rpsG gene encoding 30S ribosomal protein S7, with the protein MPRRRVIGQRKILPDPKFKSELLAKFVNILMVDGKKSTAEKIVYTALDTMAEKSGKDHLAVFEEALENVRPAVEVKSRRVGGSTYQVPVEVRPVRRNALAMRWLVEAARKRGEKSMAMRLAAEMLDASENKGTAVKKREDVHRMADANKAFAHYRW; encoded by the coding sequence ATGCCACGTCGTCGCGTAATTGGTCAGCGTAAGATCCTTCCAGATCCTAAATTCAAATCTGAATTGCTGGCAAAATTTGTAAACATCCTTATGGTTGATGGTAAGAAATCAACTGCTGAAAAAATTGTTTACACTGCACTAGATACTATGGCTGAGAAATCTGGTAAAGATCACTTAGCTGTATTTGAAGAAGCTCTTGAAAATGTACGTCCAGCGGTAGAAGTTAAATCTCGCCGTGTGGGTGGTTCAACTTACCAAGTACCTGTAGAGGTTCGTCCGGTTCGCCGTAACGCACTTGCTATGCGTTGGTTGGTTGAAGCTGCGCGTAAGCGTGGTGAAAAATCTATGGCAATGCGCCTAGCTGCTGAAATGCTAGATGCGTCAGAAAACAAAGGTACTGCTGTTAAGAAACGTGAAGACGTTCACCGTATGGCAGACGCGAACAAAGCGTTCGCACACTACCGTTGGTAA
- the fusA gene encoding elongation factor G: MARKTPIERYRNIGICAHVDAGKTTTTERILFYTGLSHKIGEVHDGAATMDWMEQEQERGITITSAATTTFWRGMEAQFEEHRVNIIDTPGHVDFTIEVERSLRVLDGAVVVFCGSSGVEPQSETVWRQADKYHVPRIVFVNKMDRAGADFLRVVNQIKNRLGATPVPIQLNIGAEEEFKGVIDLIKMKAINWNEADQGMTFTYEEIPADMQELADEWRSHLVEAAAEATEELMDKYLEGEELSEAEIKQALRARTLNNEIVLATCGSAFKNKGVQAVLDAVIDYLPSPTEVPSIKGIDEDENEVERHADDNEPFAALAFKIATDPFVGTLTFMRVYSGKVNSGDTVYNSVKQKRERFGRIVQMHSNKREEIKEVLAGDIAAAIGLKDVTTGDTLCDQNHKVILERMEFPEPVIQIVVEPRSTADQDKMAIALGKLAAEDPSFRVETDDETGQTLISGMGELHLDIIVDRMKREFSVDCNVGKPQVAYRETIRGKAEVEGKFIRQSGGRGQYGHVWLKLEPSEPGEGFVFVDEIVGGAVPREFISSVSKGIEEQMNNGVLAGYPVMDIKATLFDGSYHDVDSSEMAFKIAGSMAFKKGALEAQPVLLEPMMKVEVTTPEDWMGDVVGDLNRRRGIIEGMEEGYGGLKIIRAQVPLSVMFGYATDLRSATQGRASYSMEFSEYAEVPKNVAEAIIAERG; encoded by the coding sequence GTGGCTCGTAAAACTCCTATTGAGCGCTACCGTAACATCGGTATCTGTGCGCACGTAGATGCAGGTAAAACAACCACAACTGAGCGTATTCTGTTCTACACAGGCCTTTCTCATAAAATTGGTGAAGTTCACGATGGCGCTGCAACCATGGACTGGATGGAGCAGGAGCAAGAGCGTGGTATCACTATCACATCTGCTGCTACGACTACTTTCTGGCGTGGTATGGAAGCTCAGTTCGAAGAACATCGCGTCAATATCATTGATACCCCTGGACACGTTGACTTTACGATCGAAGTAGAGCGCTCTTTGCGTGTACTTGATGGAGCAGTGGTGGTTTTTTGTGGATCATCTGGTGTTGAACCTCAGTCTGAAACTGTATGGCGTCAAGCGGACAAATATCACGTACCTCGTATCGTGTTCGTGAACAAAATGGACCGTGCCGGTGCAGATTTCTTGCGCGTTGTAAACCAAATTAAAAATCGTCTTGGTGCGACTCCGGTTCCAATCCAATTAAATATTGGTGCAGAAGAAGAGTTTAAGGGTGTCATCGACCTTATCAAGATGAAAGCTATTAACTGGAATGAAGCCGATCAAGGCATGACCTTCACATACGAAGAAATTCCGGCTGATATGCAAGAACTCGCTGATGAATGGCGTAGCCACTTAGTGGAAGCGGCTGCAGAAGCCACAGAAGAGTTGATGGATAAATACCTTGAAGGTGAAGAGCTCAGTGAAGCTGAAATCAAGCAAGCACTACGCGCTCGTACTTTGAACAACGAGATTGTATTAGCAACTTGTGGTTCCGCTTTCAAAAATAAAGGCGTACAAGCTGTACTTGATGCGGTGATTGACTACTTACCATCACCCACTGAAGTGCCTTCAATTAAAGGTATTGATGAAGATGAGAATGAAGTTGAGCGTCATGCAGACGACAACGAACCATTTGCAGCTCTTGCCTTCAAAATTGCAACTGACCCATTTGTGGGAACGTTAACCTTCATGCGTGTGTATTCCGGTAAAGTCAACTCTGGTGATACGGTATACAACTCAGTGAAGCAAAAGCGTGAGCGTTTTGGACGTATTGTTCAAATGCACTCAAACAAGCGCGAAGAAATTAAAGAAGTATTAGCAGGCGATATCGCTGCAGCAATTGGCTTAAAAGATGTGACCACCGGTGATACCTTATGTGATCAAAACCATAAAGTGATCCTTGAGCGCATGGAATTCCCTGAGCCAGTGATTCAAATTGTTGTTGAACCGCGTTCGACTGCTGACCAAGATAAAATGGCTATTGCTTTAGGCAAATTAGCCGCAGAAGACCCATCTTTCCGCGTGGAAACTGATGATGAAACTGGCCAAACCTTGATTTCAGGTATGGGTGAGCTTCACTTAGATATCATCGTTGATCGGATGAAGCGCGAATTCAGTGTTGACTGCAATGTAGGTAAACCTCAAGTGGCATACCGTGAAACCATTCGTGGTAAAGCGGAAGTCGAAGGCAAATTTATTCGTCAATCAGGTGGCCGTGGCCAATACGGTCATGTATGGCTTAAGCTTGAACCATCTGAACCAGGTGAAGGATTTGTATTTGTTGACGAGATCGTGGGCGGTGCTGTTCCTCGTGAATTCATCAGTTCAGTATCGAAAGGTATTGAAGAACAAATGAACAATGGTGTACTTGCTGGTTATCCTGTAATGGATATTAAGGCAACCTTGTTCGATGGTTCATACCACGATGTCGACTCAAGTGAGATGGCATTTAAAATTGCTGGCTCAATGGCATTCAAAAAAGGCGCGTTGGAAGCACAACCTGTGTTACTCGAGCCTATGATGAAAGTTGAAGTGACCACCCCTGAAGACTGGATGGGGGATGTTGTTGGTGATCTAAACCGTCGTCGCGGCATTATTGAAGGAATGGAAGAAGGTTATGGCGGCTTGAAAATTATCCGAGCCCAAGTACCATTATCTGTGATGTTTGGTTACGCAACCGACTTACGTTCTGCAACTCAAGGCCGTGCATCATACTCGATGGAATTTTCTGAGTATGCTGAAGTGCCTAAAAATGTTGCTGAAGCAATCATTGCAGAGCGCGGTTAA
- the tuf gene encoding elongation factor Tu — protein sequence MSKEKFERTKPHVNVGTIGHVDHGKTTLTAAICTTLSKVYGGSARDFASIDNAPEERERGITIATSHVEYDTPTRHYAHVDCPGHADYVKNMITGAAQMDGGILVVAATDGPMPQTREHILLGRQVGIPYIIVFMNKCDMVDDEELLELVEMEVRELLSEYDFPGDDLPVIQGSALGALNGEEQWEAKIIELAEALDSYIPEPERAVDQPFLLPIEDVFSIQGRGTVVTGRIERGILRVGDEVEIVGIKDTTVTTCTGVEMFRKLLDEGRAGENVGALLRGTKRDDVERGQVLAAPKSINPHTTFESEVYVLSKDEGGRHTPFFKGYRPQFYFRTTDVTGDIQLPEGVEMVMPGDNVQMTVTLIAPIAMDEGLRFAIREGGRTVGAGVVAKVIA from the coding sequence GTGTCTAAAGAAAAATTTGAACGTACGAAACCGCACGTAAACGTTGGTACTATCGGCCACGTTGACCACGGTAAAACCACTCTAACTGCAGCTATCTGTACTACACTTTCTAAAGTGTACGGCGGTTCAGCTCGTGACTTCGCGTCAATCGATAACGCTCCTGAAGAGCGTGAGCGCGGTATCACAATCGCTACTTCTCACGTAGAGTACGATACTCCAACTCGTCACTACGCACACGTTGACTGCCCAGGACACGCCGATTATGTTAAAAACATGATCACTGGTGCTGCGCAAATGGACGGTGGTATCCTAGTTGTTGCTGCAACTGACGGTCCTATGCCTCAAACTCGTGAGCACATCCTACTTGGTCGCCAAGTTGGTATCCCTTACATCATCGTATTCATGAACAAATGTGACATGGTTGATGATGAAGAGCTTCTAGAGCTAGTTGAAATGGAAGTTCGTGAACTTCTATCTGAGTACGACTTCCCAGGTGATGATCTACCAGTAATCCAAGGTTCAGCTCTAGGCGCACTAAACGGCGAAGAGCAATGGGAAGCGAAAATCATTGAGCTTGCAGAAGCACTAGATTCTTACATTCCTGAGCCAGAGCGTGCAGTAGACCAACCATTCCTACTACCAATTGAAGACGTGTTCTCAATCCAAGGTCGTGGTACGGTTGTAACTGGTCGTATCGAGCGTGGTATCCTACGCGTAGGTGACGAAGTAGAAATCGTTGGTATCAAAGATACTACAGTAACTACATGTACTGGTGTTGAAATGTTCCGTAAACTGCTTGACGAAGGTCGTGCAGGTGAGAACGTTGGTGCACTTCTACGTGGTACTAAACGTGATGACGTAGAGCGCGGTCAAGTACTAGCAGCTCCTAAATCAATCAACCCACACACAACTTTCGAATCAGAAGTATACGTACTTTCGAAAGATGAAGGTGGTCGTCACACTCCATTCTTCAAAGGTTACCGTCCACAGTTCTACTTCCGTACAACTGACGTAACTGGCGACATTCAACTACCAGAAGGTGTTGAAATGGTAATGCCTGGTGATAACGTACAAATGACTGTTACTCTAATCGCACCAATCGCGATGGACGAAGGTCTACGTTTCGCTATCCGTGAAGGTGGCCGTACAGTTGGTGCTGGTGTTGTTGCTAAAGTTATCGCTTAA
- the rpsJ gene encoding 30S ribosomal protein S10: MQNQRIRIRLKAFDYRLIDQSTAEIVETAKRTGAQVRGPIPLPTRKERFTVLISPHVNKDARDQYEIRTHKRLIDIVEPTDKTVDALMRLDLAAGVDVQISLG, encoded by the coding sequence ATGCAGAACCAACGTATTCGTATCCGCCTAAAGGCTTTCGATTATCGTCTAATCGATCAGTCAACTGCGGAAATCGTTGAAACAGCAAAGCGCACCGGCGCACAGGTTCGTGGTCCTATTCCACTACCTACTCGTAAAGAGCGTTTCACTGTTCTTATTTCTCCTCACGTCAACAAAGACGCACGTGACCAGTACGAAATCCGTACTCACAAGCGTTTAATCGACATCGTTGAACCAACAGATAAAACTGTTGATGCACTGATGCGTTTAGATCTTGCTGCTGGCGTTGATGTTCAAATCAGCCTAGGTTAA
- the rplC gene encoding 50S ribosomal protein L3: MIGLVGRKVGMTRVFTEEGVSIPVTVVEVEANRVSQVRTLENDGYSAIQVTAGAKKANRVSKPEAGHFAKAGVEAGRGLWEFRLENGEEFEVGAELNVELFNEIKKVDVTGTSKGKGFQGAVKRWNFRTQDMTHGNSLSHRAPGSIGQCQTPGRVFKGKKMAGHMGAERVTTQNLEIVRVDAERNLLLIKGAVPGAIGGNVIVKPAVKA; encoded by the coding sequence ATGATTGGTCTAGTCGGTCGTAAAGTGGGTATGACCCGCGTATTTACCGAAGAAGGCGTTTCTATCCCTGTAACAGTTGTTGAGGTTGAAGCTAACCGTGTTTCTCAAGTACGTACACTTGAAAACGATGGTTACTCTGCAATCCAAGTAACTGCAGGTGCTAAGAAAGCTAACCGTGTATCTAAGCCTGAAGCTGGTCACTTTGCGAAAGCAGGTGTTGAAGCAGGCCGCGGTCTTTGGGAATTCCGTTTAGAAAACGGTGAAGAGTTTGAAGTTGGCGCTGAGCTAAACGTAGAACTTTTCAATGAAATCAAAAAAGTAGACGTTACTGGTACATCTAAAGGTAAAGGTTTCCAAGGCGCAGTTAAGCGTTGGAATTTCCGTACTCAAGATATGACTCATGGTAACTCTTTGTCTCACCGTGCTCCGGGTTCAATTGGCCAATGTCAAACTCCAGGTCGCGTGTTTAAAGGCAAAAAAATGGCTGGTCACATGGGTGCTGAGCGTGTAACGACTCAAAACCTAGAGATCGTACGTGTTGACGCTGAGCGCAATCTGCTTCTTATTAAAGGTGCAGTACCTGGTGCTATCGGTGGCAACGTAATCGTAAAACCAGCTGTTAAAGCATAA
- the rplD gene encoding 50S ribosomal protein L4 yields the protein MELMVKGADALTVSETTFGREFNEALVHQVVVAYAAGARQGTRAQKTRSEVSGGGAKPWRQKGTGRARAGTIRSPIWRTGGVTFAAKPQNYSQKVNKKMYRGAMKAILSELVRQERLIVVDNFSVEAPKTKDLVAKLKDLELNDVLIVTSEVDENLFLAARNLYKVDARDVAGIDPVSLIAFDKVLMTAEAVKQVEEMLA from the coding sequence ATGGAATTGATGGTTAAAGGTGCTGATGCACTAACTGTTTCCGAGACTACTTTCGGACGTGAGTTTAACGAAGCTCTTGTACACCAAGTAGTTGTTGCATACGCAGCAGGTGCTCGTCAAGGTACTCGTGCTCAAAAGACTCGTTCTGAAGTATCTGGTGGTGGCGCTAAACCATGGCGTCAAAAAGGTACTGGCCGTGCGCGTGCTGGTACAATCCGTAGCCCAATCTGGCGTACAGGTGGTGTTACTTTTGCTGCTAAGCCTCAAAACTACAGCCAAAAAGTAAACAAAAAAATGTACCGCGGTGCTATGAAAGCAATTCTTTCTGAATTAGTTCGTCAAGAGCGTTTAATCGTTGTTGATAACTTCTCAGTTGAAGCGCCAAAAACTAAAGACCTAGTTGCTAAGCTTAAAGATCTTGAGCTAAACGATGTATTAATCGTAACTAGCGAAGTAGACGAGAATCTATTCTTAGCTGCTCGTAACCTTTACAAAGTTGATGCACGTGATGTAGCTGGTATTGATCCAGTAAGTCTAATCGCATTTGACAAGGTTCTAATGACTGCAGAAGCAGTTAAGCAAGTTGAGGAGATGCTGGCATGA
- the rplW gene encoding 50S ribosomal protein L23: MISEERLLKVLRAPHISEKATMAAEKANTIVFKVATNATKKEIKAAVEKLFEVEVKSVNTLVLKGKTKRQGMREGRRSDVKKAYVTLKEGQDLDFVGGAE; encoded by the coding sequence ATGATCAGTGAAGAGCGTCTACTAAAAGTTCTACGTGCTCCGCACATCTCTGAAAAAGCGACAATGGCTGCTGAAAAAGCAAACACTATCGTTTTTAAAGTTGCAACTAACGCAACTAAAAAAGAGATCAAAGCAGCTGTAGAAAAGCTATTTGAAGTTGAAGTTAAGTCTGTAAATACCCTAGTTCTTAAGGGTAAGACCAAACGTCAAGGTATGCGTGAAGGCCGTCGTTCAGACGTGAAAAAAGCTTACGTTACTTTGAAAGAAGGTCAAGACCTTGACTTCGTTGGCGGTGCTGAGTAA